Within the Saccharopolyspora gloriosae genome, the region GGACGCCCGGACCCCGACGCTGATCATGGTCGTGATGACCGTGGTCAAGGTCGGACTGGCACTGTTGTGCGGCCTGCTCGATGACCCCGAGATGGTCCTGTACGCCCTGGTGTTCATCAACTCGTTCAGCTTCGTGGTCGGCTGGCTGGTCGGTGAGGTCTGGCTGCGCCACCGGCTCGGACGGCTCGAGGGCCGCGTCTTCCTGGTCACGCTCGGCAAGACACTGCTCGCTTCGGTCATCGGCGCCCTTGCGACCTGGGGCGTTGTGATGGGCGTGGACGCCTTGATTCCAGGCGAAGCCGGGTCGGGAACGGGCTGGTTGCAGCTGCTGGTCGGCACGATCGTCGGCTTCGCGGTCATCTTCGGACTGATGGCATTGCTCCGGGTGCGGGAACTGGAGCCTGCGATCGGGCGGCTCACCGCTCTGCTGCGTCGTCGTTGACATTGGCGTCACGTACCCTCGGAGCGGAAGTCTTCTCCCGTGGGGAGGGGGTGTTCAGTGCCCCCCGGCTGGAGCGGGAGGAGCGGGAGAGGGAAGGTGAGCAGCAAACCGACCAGGCAAGCGATGCCGGAACGTGACGCGGGCGATTCGACGGCGGACGACGCCGAACAGCTGACCCCCGGCGCGGTACTCGACCACGGCCGATACCGCCTGCTGGAGAAGGTCGGCACCGATCCCCGGTGCGATGCGCAGCTGTGGCGGGCCAAGGACGGTGTGCTCGGACGCGATGTCGCGCTGACCATCCTGACCGGGGACCGCTCCCACTCGGATGCGGCGTCGAGCGCGCGGCGCACGCTGGAACGCGCGATGCACGCCAGCACCTTCAACCACGTCGGCGTCGCGCGAGTGCTCGACGTCGTGACACCCGCACCAGGTGACCCGCAGGGCGTGCTCGGCGTGGTCATCGCCGAATGGACGCACGGCACCGACCTGATCGAACTGATCGGGGACGGACCGCTGCAGCCGGGCACCGCGGCGCGACTGCTGCAACCGCTGGCCGCCGCGGTCGAAGCGGCCCACCACGCCGGGCTGGTGCTCGGCGCGGACCATCCGCAGCGGATTCGGGTGACGCCGGAAGGCGAGATCCGGATGGCGTTCCCCGGACCGCTGTCCACCGCGAGTTCCAGCGACGACGTGCGCGGGCTCGGCGCCGCGCTGTACCTGTTGCTGACCGGACGCTGGGCGTTGGACTCCGCGCCCGAGGGACTCGCGACCGCGCCGACCGGGCCGGACGGCACCATCGTCGCGCCGCGCACGCTGCGCCCGACGGTGCCGCTGGAGCTGTCCACGGTCGCCCTGCGCGCCCTCGGCAGCCCCGACACGCACGGCACCACCGGCGGAGTCCGCACCGGTGCCGCGGTGCTGCGGGTGCTGGAGCAGCACGCCACGTTCGACGCCTCGGCCGCCGAGACGCAGTCCGCCCCGGCGGGCGGTGGAACGCGGGAGACCAACGAGGTCTGGAGCACCCAGGACCCCAAACCGGACGAGGTCAAGCGCAAGAAGCTGGCGATCAGCGTCGGTGCCCTGGCGGTGGCCACGCTGCTCGTCGTCGGCTGGATCGTCGCCAACCTCATCGGCATGTTCGCGGGCAACCCGGAGGCCGAAGGGCCGTCGGTGACCTTGGGCGAGGACGGCAACACGCAGCCGACCCCGGAGCAAGCGGCACCGGTGCAGGTCACCGGCGGGACGCCGTTCGTCAAGGAACAGACGCCGGACAGCCCCGGCAAGATCGGCAACCTGTTCGACGGCGACCCGTCGACGAGCTGGGCGACCGACTCCTACAACGATCAGTTCGGCAACGGGTTCAAGTCGGGCACCGGCACGGTGCTCAGCTTCTCGGCGCCGACGACGGTCCGCGAAGTGGTCATCGACTCGCCCAGCGCGGGCACCGTGGTGGAGATCCGGGCGGCCGACGGCACCAGCCCGAACCTCGACGCGAGCCCGCTGCTGGGACAGCAGACGCTGGCCGCGGGCAAGACGACGATCCCGATCAACGCGGCGCAGCCCACCCAGAACGTGATCGTGTGGCTGACGCAGATCTCGCCGTCCGACGGCAAGTACCAGAGCCGGATCAACGAGATCAGCATCTCCGGCACCGCGGCCTGATCAGCTCCGCTCCCGGCCTGCGCGGGACCGATACCGGTCCTGGTTCCGCGCAGGCCGCGGCGTGGTGATCGTGGCCGAACTCACGATCAGTAGAGTGCTCAGACGTGTCTGCCCCCGTCAGATCGGACGCCGACCTCATAGCGGCGCACACCAGCGGCGACCCGCACGCGTTCGCCGAGCTCTTCCGCCGGCACCGGGACCGGTTGTGGGCGGTCGCGTTGCGCACCATGCGCGACCACGACGACGCCTCCGACGCGCTGCAGGACGCGATGATCTCGGCATTCCGCAACGCCGCGTCGTTCCGGGCCGAATCCCAGGTCACCACCTGGTTGCACCGAATCGTGGTGAACGCCTGCCTGGACCGGATCCGCCGCCGCCAGGCGAGACCCACGGTGCCCTTACCCGATACCGGTCCGGCCGAGCCGGCCGTTCCGCGCGACGCGATCGAGGAGCAGGACACCCGGATGGCCGTGCAGGACGCGCTGGCCGAACTACCGGAGGAGCAGCGCGCACCGATCGTCCTGGTCGACGTGGAGGGCTACTCGGTGTCCGACACAGCAGCCATCCTCGGCGTCGCCGAAGGCACCGTGAAGAGCCGGTGCGCCCGCGGGCGAGTGAAGCTGGCGAAACTTCTGGGACACCTCCGGAACCCGAGTGCGGATGCGAACGTCCCAGATGACGCCAACGCCAAGCGTCGACGGGAGGGACGATGAGCGGCGAACAACGGCGCCCCGACACGCCGCAAGGCCCACCCTGGTCGCTGGACCTGGTGGCCGATTTGCACGCGGGAGTGCTGGATCGGGAAACGGCCGAAGAACTGCTGCCGCGCATCCAGGCCGACCCGGAGGCGAGCGCACTGCTCGCCGCGCTGGAAGCCACCAGCGCCGAACTCGCGGACCTGCCCGCACCGGCGATGCCGGACGACGTCGCGACCAGGCTGGACGACGCGCTCGAAGCGGAACTGCAGTCCTGGTCCACGGGCTCTCCGTCCTTGGCCCCCGAGATCGCGGCCCCCGATTCCGACGTCTCGGCTGCGGGCACCGCCCAGCCGAGCGCCCCGGTGATCGACCTCGCCGCCGCGCGCCACCGCCGCCGCAAGCGGGCGGGTTGGACGGCGGGCCTGATCACCGCGGCCGCCGCGATCACCGGCGTCGTGGTGCTCGGCACTTCGACGCTCGGCACCGGCGAAACACCGCAGGCCGGCCAGAGCCCGAGTCCGCCGCAGGACGGCCCGCCGCCACTGACGTTGCGCGGGAACACGCTGCCCGCGAACCACCTCGGCGAAGCACTCGGTTCCGAGCAGTACGGCGCGCTCGCCGACCCGGCCCAATTGATCGGATGCCTGCAAGCAAACGGCGTGACCAGCGGAAATCCGCTCGGCGCCCGGGAAGTCACGATCAACGGCGAACCGGGCAGGGCGCTGGTGCTGCCCGGTGGCGGCATCGGCCGGTTCCGGATCCTCATCGTCGGTCAGGACTGCGGGCCGGACAGCCCCGCGACGATCTCCGACAGCACCCTGGGAGGCTGAGCGAGTCAGGCTCGTCACGCGCGAGGAAGCCGGGAACACACACGCTTAGGATCGCGTTGACCCGGATACGCTCGCGCGTTCAGCGCGGCGGGCGGCACGCGACAACGAAAGGGGCGCGGTGACCGACGACGTCCGCAACCTCATCATCGTGGGCTCCGGCCCTGCCGGATACACCGCTGCGGTGTACGCCGCGCGGGCCGAACTCCAGCCATTGGTCTTTGAGGGAACGCAGTTCGGTGGCGCGTTGATGACCACCACCGACGTGGAGAACTACCCCGGTTTCCGGGACGGCATCATGGGTCCCGAGCTCATGGAGCAGATGCGGGAGCAGGCGAAGCGGTTCGGAGGTGAGCTGCGCGCCGAGGACGTCGAGCACATCGACCTCGAAGGCGACGTGAAGAAGGTCACCGCCAACGGCGTCGAGTACCGCGCCAAAGCGATCGTCCTGGCGATGGGAGCGGCGGCCCGCTACCTGGGCATTCCCGGCGAGGAGAAGCTGCTCGGCCACGGCGTTTCCGCCTGCGCGACCTGCGACGGGTTCTTCTTCCGCGAGCAGCACATCGCCGTGATCGGCGGTGGCGACTCCGCGATGGAGGAGGCCACGTTCCTCACGAAGTTCGCGGACTCGGTGACGATCATCCACCGCCGCGACGAGTTCCGCGCCTCCAAGATCATGCTGGAGCGGGCCAAGGCCAACGAGAAGATCCGCTGGCGCACCAACGCCGGTGTCACCGAAGTGCTCGGCGACACCGCCGTGACCGGCCTGAAGCTGCGGGACACCGTGACCGGCGAGGAGTCGCAGCTCGACGTCACCGGCATGTTCGTCGCCATCGGCCACGACCCGCGCAGCGAACTCGTGCGCGACCAGGTCGAGGTCGACGACGAGGGCTACGTCGCCGTCCAGCAGCCCACCACGCACACCGGCATCCCCGGCGTGTTCGCCGCGGGCGACCTCGTCGACCACACGTACCGGCAGGCGATCACCGCCGCCGGCTCCGGTTGCTCGGCCGCGATGGACGCCGAACGGTGGCTCGCCGAGCACGAAGTGAACGAATCCGCGCACGTCGCGGCCGAACACGTCGGTGGCGGTTACGCGCCCGCCACCGAAACCGCCGCCGCACGCTGAACGCCGAACTGACCCGATTCCACACCCGAGGGAGATGACATGGCCGGCAACACCGTGACCGTTAGCGCCGACTCGTTCAAGGACGACGTGCTGGGCAGCGACAAGCCCGTCCTGGTCGACTTCTGGGCCACCTGGTGCGGCCCGTGCAAGATGGTCGCCCCCGTCCTGGAAGAGATCGCCGACGAGAACCAGGGCAAGATCACCATCGCCAAGCTGGACATCGACAAGAACCCGTCGATCGCCCGCGACTACCAGGTCATGAGCGTTCCGACGCTGCTGCTGTTCTCCAACGGCGAGCCGGTCAAGCAGATCGTCGGCGCCAAGCCGAAGGCGGCGCTGCTCGACGACCTGAAGGACTACCTGTGATGCGTCGCTGACCGCGCAGCACCGCGCCGAAACCCCGCAGATCTTCGCCACCGCGCGGAGGTGTGCGGGGTTTCCTCGTTCCCGGCGCAGCGTGGGAGGTCATCCCGTGCGCGGCGCACTGCGAGCGGCCCGCAGCGCCGCTGCATTGCAGGCAAGGCACAATGAGCCGGTGGGTTCCCGTCCGAACCCATCCACCCAGAAGTGGACATCGGGGGAGTACGACCGTCCTAACGCGCCGCGGTCCATCGTCGGCGCCTGAATCGAGCGAGGAGTGCATGCAGCTGCTCCACCGCGGTGACGTCGGTCCGGCCGTTGCCGAGATCAGGAACACCCTTGCTGCGCTGGGTCTCCTACCGGCCCCCCCAAACGGAACCGCGACAGGCCCCGCGAACTTCGACGCGGCGGTGGAACACGCGGTGCGCGTCTTCCAGCAGCGACGTGGCCTGATCACCGACGGCGTCGTCGGTCCCGCCACCTACCGCGCCCTCATCGACGCGCGCTGGCGGCTGGGTGACCGGTCGCTGGCGTACCTGGTGTCCAAGCCCATCAGCGGCGACGACGTGTTCGCGCTGCAAGAACGGCTGCTGGAACTCGGCTTCGACGCGGGCAGGCCGGACGGCATCTTCGGCTGGCAGACCGAGCAGGCGCTGCGCAGCTTCCAGCGGGACTACGGCCTCGGCAACGACGGCATCTGCGGCCCGAACACGCTGCGCGCGCTCAAGCAGCTCGCTCCGAAAGTCCGCGGTGGGCGCCCCGTCTACCTGCGGGAACAGGAAAAGGTTCGGCGGTCCGGGCCGTTGCTGCGCGGCAAGCGCATCGTGGTCGACCCCGGTCACGGCGGCACCGATCGCGGCGTGACCGTGGGCGGCGTCAACGAAGCCGACCTCGCCTGGGATCTGGCCCGTCGGCTCGAGGGCCGCATGGTCGCCACCGGGATGGAAGCGCTGATCACTCGCGGCCCGCACTCGTGCCCGCCGGAGGCCGATCGCGCGGGATTCGCCAACGAGGCGGGTGCCGATCTGTTCCTGTCCCTGCACATGGACGCCAACTCGGCGCCCTCCGCGCAGGGCGTCTCCAGCTTCCACTTCGGCACCGGCAACGGCACCACCTCCACGGTGGGGGAGGCGCTCGCCGGTTTCCTGCAGCGCGAAATCGTCGCCCGCACCGGAATGCTGGACTGCCGCATCCACCCGAAGACGTGGGAAGTCCTGCGCCTGACCCGGATGCCCGCGGTGCGCACCGAGATCGGCTACCTCACCAACCCGGAGGACCGGCGGCGGCTGCTCGACCCCGCGTTCCGGGACATCATCGCCGAAGGTCTGCTGGTCGCGGTGAAACGGCTCTACCTGCTCGGCAAGGACGACCAGCCGACCGGCACGTTCACCTTCGACGATCTGCTGCGCCACGAGCTCACCCGAGCCGAAGGCGCCTGATCAGGTTCGGCCCGCGCCGCCCTACCGGCGCGGGCGGAGCAGGTTCGGCCGCGCGGCTCGTTGCGCGAGGTCAACCGAGTGCGGGCTCCGCAGTCTTGACCGACACCGTGCTCAGCAGGCGTTCCAGCGCTGCTTCGACGTCTTCCTTCCAGGAGATCGCCGTCCGCAGCTCCAGCCGCAATCGCGGCCACTTCGGGTGCCGGCGGACCGTCTTGAACCCGACCTGCTGCAGGAATCCCGCCGGGACAAGGCAGCCCTCGTCGTCCTCGTGGAGATCACCGAAGGCCTCGATCGCGCGGACTCCGCGCTTGGTCAGGTCCTTCGCCACGTTCTGCAGCAGCACCCGACCCAGCCCGCCGTGCTCGAATTCCGGGATCACTCGCAACGCGGTGAGCAGCACCGCGTCCGCGCTGACCGGCCCCGATGGGAACGCGGCGGCACGCGGCACCGCGGCGGGCGGGGCGTACAGCGCATAGCCGGCCGGAACGTCGTCGACGTACAGCACACGACCGCAGGATCCCCAGTCCAGCAGCACGTTGGACACCCAGGCCTCTTTCTCGAGGCCGGTCTCGCCGAACTCCTCGGCCTGCTCCCGAATGTGCGGCGCGAGTTCCCAGAACACGCAGCGACGGCACTTCGGTGGCAAGTGGTCGAGGTTGTCCAGCGTGACGCCTACGACGCGTCGCGACACCCTGACCTCCTGCGAATCCGCCAGAATCCCACGCATGGCAGGTGGGGCTGCGGCCAGGATAAGCCGCTGCGACCTGCCGTCGGAAGCTCCTCACCCTTCCCAGTGCCCCCGAAATGGTGAGATGGGTTACCGTCAAGCCGGTTTGTGCGAGGCGCCCGTTACACAAGCCACCGGCGGACGCGATAGCACAGATAGACTCGCGCGAACGTCACCTAGCGGTTACAGGAGACGATCACTACAGCGCACACCCGATCCACGGAGCGCGGAATGTCCGAGAACGGCAGCAACCCGACCGATCCGCAGCAGCCCGGCCCCCAGCAGGAGGCAGCGGTGCAGCAGGCAGGAGCGGCGCGCAACCTCGACGCGCACCGCGACCGGTACGCCCAGCGCACCGCGGGCATGACGGCATCGGAAATCCGGGCACTGTTCGCCGTGGCAAGCCGCCCCGAGGTCGTCTCGCTGGCTGGTGGCATGCCCAACCTGGCCGCGCTGCCGCTGGACTCGCTGGCCACCGAGGTGTCCCGGCTGATCTCCGTCGACGGTCAGGCCGCGCTGCAGTACGGCTCCGCTCACGGCGTGCCGGAACTGCGCGAGCAGATCTGCGAGATCATGGCCATGGAAGGCATCACCGGGCACCCCGATGATGTGATGGTCACCGTCGGCTCCCAGATGGCTCTGGACATGGTCACGCGACTGTTCTGCGATCCCGGTGACGTGGTGCTCGCCGAAGGCCCCTCCTACGTGGGCGCGCTCGGCTCGTTCAACGCTTACCAGGCGAAGGTCGTGCACGTCGCGATGGACGACGACGGACTCCAGCCGGAGGCGCTGCGGCACGCGATCTCCGAGGTCACCAGCCGCGGCGAGCGGATCAAGTTCCTCTACACCATCCCGAACTTCCACAACCCGGGCGGCGTCACGCTCGCGGTGCAGCGCCGTGCCGAGATCCTGGAGATCTGCCGTCAGCACGACATCCTCGTGCTGGAGGACAACCCGTACGGCCTGCTCGGCTTCGACGGCCAGACCTACCCGGCGCTGCGCAGCCTGGACCCCGACAACGTGGTCTACCTCGGATCGTTCTCCAAGACCTTCGCTTCCGGCCTGCGCGTCGGCTGGGTACTCGCCCCGCACGCGGTGCGCGAGAAGCTGGTGCTCGCCGCGGAATCCGCGACGCTGTGCCCGCCCACGCTGAACCAGATGATCGTGTCCCGCTACCTGAGCACGCACGACTGGAAGGGCCAGATCAAGACCTTCCGCGAGCAGTACCGGGAACGCCGCGACGCGATGCTGAGCGCGCTGGAGCAGCACATGCCGGAAGGCAGCAGCTGGACCAAGCCCGACGGCGGGTTCTACGTGTGGTTCACCGCGCCGGAAGGCGTGGACACCAAGGCGATGCTGCCGCGAGCCGTGACTCAGCGGGTCGCCTACGCCTCCGGGACCGGCTTCTACGCCGACGCGCTGGGCTCCAGGCAGATGCGGCTGTCCTACTGCTACCCGACGCCGGAACGCATCAGGGAAGGCGTCCGCAGGTTGGCGAACACGCTGACCGACGAGATGGAACTGGTGCGGACCTTCGGCAGCGTGCCGCAGCGCACGGTCTCCGGCCCCGAAGCTCCCTCTCCGGACACGGCGTAACCTCGTTCCTGCCGCACGATTCGATCGGTCCACTGCGCACCTGGTGCGCAGTGGACTCTTACTTTCAGGGGTGTTCGACCAATGTCCGATCGTTGGGTCGCCGTGCTGTCCGGTGGGTTGTCGCACGAGCGTGAGGTTTCGCTGCGCTCCGGGCGCCGCCTGTCCACCGCGCTGCGCTCCGCCGGAATGACCGTGGGGGAGTGGGACGCCGATTCCCGGTTGCTCACGCGGATCCAGGAAGAGCGGCCGGAGGCCGTGATCATCGCGCTGCACGGCGGCGAGGGCGAGAACGGCGCGGTGCAGTCCGTGCTGGACATGCTCGGCGTTCCGTACGTCGGCACCGACCCGCGCGCCTGCCGCCGGGCCTGGGACAAGCCGACCGCGAAAGCCGAGCTCGCCCGCGCCGGCCTGAGCACCCCGGACTGGGTCGTGCTGCCTCATGCCACGTTCCGCGAGCTCGGCGCTCAGGCGGTGCTGGACGCGCTGGTCGGCAAGCTCGGCCTGCCGCTGATGCTGAAGCCGGACCAGGGTGGATCGGCGCTCGGTGCCCGAGTGGTCCGGGACGCCTCGGAGCTGCCCTCGGCGATGGTGGGCGCGTTGGCTTATGGCGACACCGTGCTCGTCGAGCAGTTCGTCGAAGGCGTCGAGGTAGCGGTGAGCGTGGTGGACACCGAGGACGGCCCCGAGGCGCTTCCCGCGGTGCGCATCGAAGCGGCCGATGGCGTGTACGACTACACGGCTCGCTACACCGCCGGACTCACCAGTTACGAGGCTCCCGCCGACCTGGCGCCCGAGGTCGCGGCTCAGGCGGGGGAGTTGGCAGTGGCGGCGCACAAGCTGCTCGGGCTGCGCGATGTCTCCCGGACCGACGCGATCATCGATCAGCACGGGGTACCGCACTTCCTGGAAGTGAACGTGTCGCCCGGGCTGACCGAGACCTCGTTGTTCCC harbors:
- a CDS encoding protein kinase family protein: MSSKPTRQAMPERDAGDSTADDAEQLTPGAVLDHGRYRLLEKVGTDPRCDAQLWRAKDGVLGRDVALTILTGDRSHSDAASSARRTLERAMHASTFNHVGVARVLDVVTPAPGDPQGVLGVVIAEWTHGTDLIELIGDGPLQPGTAARLLQPLAAAVEAAHHAGLVLGADHPQRIRVTPEGEIRMAFPGPLSTASSSDDVRGLGAALYLLLTGRWALDSAPEGLATAPTGPDGTIVAPRTLRPTVPLELSTVALRALGSPDTHGTTGGVRTGAAVLRVLEQHATFDASAAETQSAPAGGGTRETNEVWSTQDPKPDEVKRKKLAISVGALAVATLLVVGWIVANLIGMFAGNPEAEGPSVTLGEDGNTQPTPEQAAPVQVTGGTPFVKEQTPDSPGKIGNLFDGDPSTSWATDSYNDQFGNGFKSGTGTVLSFSAPTTVREVVIDSPSAGTVVEIRAADGTSPNLDASPLLGQQTLAAGKTTIPINAAQPTQNVIVWLTQISPSDGKYQSRINEISISGTAA
- the sigM gene encoding RNA polymerase sigma factor SigM; translated protein: MSAPVRSDADLIAAHTSGDPHAFAELFRRHRDRLWAVALRTMRDHDDASDALQDAMISAFRNAASFRAESQVTTWLHRIVVNACLDRIRRRQARPTVPLPDTGPAEPAVPRDAIEEQDTRMAVQDALAELPEEQRAPIVLVDVEGYSVSDTAAILGVAEGTVKSRCARGRVKLAKLLGHLRNPSADANVPDDANAKRRREGR
- the trxB gene encoding thioredoxin-disulfide reductase; protein product: MTDDVRNLIIVGSGPAGYTAAVYAARAELQPLVFEGTQFGGALMTTTDVENYPGFRDGIMGPELMEQMREQAKRFGGELRAEDVEHIDLEGDVKKVTANGVEYRAKAIVLAMGAAARYLGIPGEEKLLGHGVSACATCDGFFFREQHIAVIGGGDSAMEEATFLTKFADSVTIIHRRDEFRASKIMLERAKANEKIRWRTNAGVTEVLGDTAVTGLKLRDTVTGEESQLDVTGMFVAIGHDPRSELVRDQVEVDDEGYVAVQQPTTHTGIPGVFAAGDLVDHTYRQAITAAGSGCSAAMDAERWLAEHEVNESAHVAAEHVGGGYAPATETAAAR
- the trxA gene encoding thioredoxin; the protein is MAGNTVTVSADSFKDDVLGSDKPVLVDFWATWCGPCKMVAPVLEEIADENQGKITIAKLDIDKNPSIARDYQVMSVPTLLLFSNGEPVKQIVGAKPKAALLDDLKDYL
- a CDS encoding N-acetylmuramoyl-L-alanine amidase → MQLLHRGDVGPAVAEIRNTLAALGLLPAPPNGTATGPANFDAAVEHAVRVFQQRRGLITDGVVGPATYRALIDARWRLGDRSLAYLVSKPISGDDVFALQERLLELGFDAGRPDGIFGWQTEQALRSFQRDYGLGNDGICGPNTLRALKQLAPKVRGGRPVYLREQEKVRRSGPLLRGKRIVVDPGHGGTDRGVTVGGVNEADLAWDLARRLEGRMVATGMEALITRGPHSCPPEADRAGFANEAGADLFLSLHMDANSAPSAQGVSSFHFGTGNGTTSTVGEALAGFLQREIVARTGMLDCRIHPKTWEVLRLTRMPAVRTEIGYLTNPEDRRRLLDPAFRDIIAEGLLVAVKRLYLLGKDDQPTGTFTFDDLLRHELTRAEGA
- a CDS encoding GNAT family N-acetyltransferase → MSRRVVGVTLDNLDHLPPKCRRCVFWELAPHIREQAEEFGETGLEKEAWVSNVLLDWGSCGRVLYVDDVPAGYALYAPPAAVPRAAAFPSGPVSADAVLLTALRVIPEFEHGGLGRVLLQNVAKDLTKRGVRAIEAFGDLHEDDEGCLVPAGFLQQVGFKTVRRHPKWPRLRLELRTAISWKEDVEAALERLLSTVSVKTAEPALG
- a CDS encoding PLP-dependent aminotransferase family protein translates to MSENGSNPTDPQQPGPQQEAAVQQAGAARNLDAHRDRYAQRTAGMTASEIRALFAVASRPEVVSLAGGMPNLAALPLDSLATEVSRLISVDGQAALQYGSAHGVPELREQICEIMAMEGITGHPDDVMVTVGSQMALDMVTRLFCDPGDVVLAEGPSYVGALGSFNAYQAKVVHVAMDDDGLQPEALRHAISEVTSRGERIKFLYTIPNFHNPGGVTLAVQRRAEILEICRQHDILVLEDNPYGLLGFDGQTYPALRSLDPDNVVYLGSFSKTFASGLRVGWVLAPHAVREKLVLAAESATLCPPTLNQMIVSRYLSTHDWKGQIKTFREQYRERRDAMLSALEQHMPEGSSWTKPDGGFYVWFTAPEGVDTKAMLPRAVTQRVAYASGTGFYADALGSRQMRLSYCYPTPERIREGVRRLANTLTDEMELVRTFGSVPQRTVSGPEAPSPDTA
- a CDS encoding D-alanine--D-alanine ligase, translating into MSDRWVAVLSGGLSHEREVSLRSGRRLSTALRSAGMTVGEWDADSRLLTRIQEERPEAVIIALHGGEGENGAVQSVLDMLGVPYVGTDPRACRRAWDKPTAKAELARAGLSTPDWVVLPHATFRELGAQAVLDALVGKLGLPLMLKPDQGGSALGARVVRDASELPSAMVGALAYGDTVLVEQFVEGVEVAVSVVDTEDGPEALPAVRIEAADGVYDYTARYTAGLTSYEAPADLAPEVAAQAGELAVAAHKLLGLRDVSRTDAIIDQHGVPHFLEVNVSPGLTETSLFPMAVEAAGRSLGEVFAGLAEKAIIRGS